The sequence below is a genomic window from Campylobacter concisus.
GTCACAGCAAAATATCTCTTTTCAAATTTAAGCCCAAGAAAATTTGCACTTACCGATCGTTCAGTTGCATTTGTCGTCTTTCCAGGTGGCTTTGGCACTCTTGATGAACTTTTTGAAATTTTAGTACTTGCTCAAGTTGGTAGCAAAAAAGTAAAAATTTTTCTTTTTGGGAGTGAGTTTTGGCAAGGGCTTGATGAATTTATAAAAAATACGCTAGTTAGCCAAAAAACAATAAAAAAAGAAGATATAAATTTATACAAAATCACCGATGATTTAGAGCTTATCGCAAACGAAATTTTGACTATTTAAAAATAAGATATAAAATATCCGCTTTTAAATTTCAAAGAGGTAAAAAATATGAAAATAATGGTCGCAATGAGCGGTGGTGTAGATAGCACTATGACGGCTAAATTTCTACAAGAAGCTGGTCATGAAGTGCAAGGCTGCTATATGATGCTACATCAAAAGCCAGGATATCACGAAGAAAATATCAGAAAAGTGAAAAAAGTAGGCGAGTATCTTGGCATAAAGGTACATATTTTGGATCTGCAGGATAAATTTAACGAGTTTGTCTATGATCCTTTTGTAAAGCTCTATAAAGAGGGCAAGACGCCAAATCCTTGTGCTTTGTGCAATAAATTTATAAAACTTGGTGCACTGCTTGATTTTGCAAAGGTAAATGGCTGTGAGAAGCTTGCTACTGGGCATTATGTGCAAGTTATTGATGAATTTATCACATGCGCAAAAGATCCTAGCAAGGATCAAAGCTACTTTTTAGCCCAAGTGCCAAAAGAGATATTAAAAGATGTTATTTTCCCGCTTGGGGATAAATTTAAAAAAGATATAAAAGAGCTTGCAAGAAGTGTAA
It includes:
- a CDS encoding TIGR00730 family Rossman fold protein — protein: MNELVSDLLNFPNVLKYKNKNVTFFGSARFDEENFYCKKAYELAYKLNELGYAILTGGGDGIMRAANKGAFDSAKSPSIALNVRLPFEQNTNPYVTAKYLFSNLSPRKFALTDRSVAFVVFPGGFGTLDELFEILVLAQVGSKKVKIFLFGSEFWQGLDEFIKNTLVSQKTIKKEDINLYKITDDLELIANEILTI
- the mnmA gene encoding tRNA 2-thiouridine(34) synthase MnmA, with amino-acid sequence MKIMVAMSGGVDSTMTAKFLQEAGHEVQGCYMMLHQKPGYHEENIRKVKKVGEYLGIKVHILDLQDKFNEFVYDPFVKLYKEGKTPNPCALCNKFIKLGALLDFAKVNGCEKLATGHYVQVIDEFITCAKDPSKDQSYFLAQVPKEILKDVIFPLGDKFKKDIKELARSVKVLEEFATQAESSEICFVEDTYIEVLNKHYNTNLPGNVVDKDGKIIGRHQGYMHYTIGKRRGFEVFGAHEPHFVIKINADKNEIVVGTKDDLAQKVVELENVNLFIDKDKFECETKIRYRSPKLDAFVEVDKENKTAKLTLNQNALGVAQGQLCVMYDGDKVIASGFIKG